A single genomic interval of Lewinellaceae bacterium harbors:
- a CDS encoding OsmC family protein → MKRTANAVWKGTGKEGKGTLTTQSGAFKEQPYSFRMRFQNEDGKEGTNPEELIAAAHAGCFNMALAVQLSNAGFTPGELKTEAKLHLETVEGAPTITKIELTLVAEVPGIGKEKFMELANGAKANCPVSRVLKAAEITLDATLKA, encoded by the coding sequence ATGAAACGTACTGCAAACGCCGTCTGGAAAGGCACCGGAAAAGAAGGCAAAGGCACGCTGACCACTCAAAGCGGGGCTTTTAAGGAACAACCTTATTCCTTCCGCATGCGCTTCCAGAATGAGGATGGTAAAGAAGGCACCAATCCGGAAGAACTGATCGCCGCTGCTCACGCCGGCTGCTTCAACATGGCCCTGGCCGTGCAGTTGAGCAACGCCGGCTTTACGCCCGGAGAACTGAAAACGGAAGCCAAGCTTCATCTGGAAACAGTGGAGGGCGCGCCTACCATCACTAAGATCGAACTCACGCTGGTGGCCGAAGTGCCTGGCATTGGCAAAGAAAAATTCATGGAACTAGCCAACGGGGCCAAGGCCAACTGCCCGGTTTCCAGAGTGCTGAAGGCGGCGGAGATTACATTGGATGCTACGCTGAAAGCTTAG
- the mscL gene encoding large-conductance mechanosensitive channel protein MscL, which translates to MLKEFKDFIMRGNVLELAVAVIIAGAFGAVVASFTNDVIMPPIGLALGGVDFSDLAITLSAAQVNDVGEVLKEAVQIRYGAFLQKVIDFVIIAFIIFMLVRTYNNMQKKEEEAPAPPPGPSAEDLLTEIRDLLKKQ; encoded by the coding sequence ATGTTAAAGGAATTCAAAGACTTTATCATGCGCGGCAACGTGCTCGAACTGGCTGTTGCCGTAATCATCGCCGGCGCTTTCGGCGCGGTGGTCGCCTCCTTCACCAATGACGTCATCATGCCGCCGATCGGCCTGGCATTGGGCGGGGTGGATTTCAGCGACCTGGCCATCACGCTATCCGCCGCTCAGGTTAACGACGTGGGCGAAGTGCTTAAAGAAGCCGTGCAAATCCGCTACGGCGCCTTCTTACAGAAAGTGATCGATTTTGTGATCATCGCCTTCATCATCTTCATGCTGGTGCGTACCTACAACAACATGCAGAAGAAGGAAGAGGAAGCTCCGGCTCCGCCTCCAGGGCCTTCGGCTGAAGACCTGCTGACCGAAATCCGCGATTTGCTGAAGAAGCAGTAA
- a CDS encoding GlsB/YeaQ/YmgE family stress response membrane protein, with product MGLIFWLLIGFAAGAIAKMLTPQDEKGGWISSIIIGIVGSFVGRIVGSLVGIASTGLVGSLLIATGGAVLVLFIYHRYLADKLNLPI from the coding sequence ATGGGACTGATCTTCTGGCTTCTCATTGGCTTCGCCGCCGGCGCCATTGCAAAAATGCTGACCCCTCAGGATGAAAAAGGCGGTTGGATTTCTTCTATCATCATTGGCATTGTCGGGTCATTCGTGGGCCGCATCGTCGGCAGCCTGGTGGGCATCGCCAGCACCGGCCTCGTTGGCAGCCTGCTCATCGCCACCGGTGGGGCGGTACTGGTCCTGTTCATTTACCACCGCTATCTGGCCGATAAGCTAAACCTGCCGATTTGA
- a CDS encoding histidine kinase translates to MTNRYGISFPALLFLARALVLLYHPGLATAQQYSYKLYTVDDGLPTNAIYGGMQDSQGYIWFYTEKGVSRFDGYTFKNFTVKDGLPTNDIFMLSEDAQGRLWPYSYGRQLALIEGDSTLVIAEDTSNNFIRFAIRDDGRRIWFVDNNRKRIIVENGAGFDTIDINVQSREINERLGAVGIGYPYRWDTLVCFDPIQEHGLMASSTGEILREFRMDGLEKQLARSLSRNKHHSFDTFGNGLFIRPFTDSTLYYLDFSQKCVTPFNLVEIFGRAPEFVRYYRKDKQIQVQTDLGVFILDENLNTIDTFKVAFPPTVRIDRIFKDREGNHWITSRQKGVFFLTAEERNAKIIKTSVEEDNAILCLEGDGQGNLYIGTKKGSIYQLRKGSRMQPLLSAEPSRYNDIVETKAIATTPGGGLWISRQSIGLEYFHPASGRLEPFTRHIAQATVFNDYAKDEDYQVFGQDFLHLFAKGLAWDEQSQQLAVAKGQYPFLYNRKGPGKPTIQILSSRRTHSVAFGKDGAIWLGHADGLAVHDKNGYHYLGDDPKLGKYNIWDLAASPNGNLWIGTDGYGLFVFSEGKAIPVRGTDNDIIQDVFVGPKGKIWIATNQGVKCIMPGTPLDSSYVERILTTNNGLPTNEANAIFTDKDFIYVGTDAGLTMINRDLRFGDTMSPLLIIGQVRINGKPVPLQKNYALAHVQNELEIDFTGLSFKSFGRITYEYQLEGADRSPQRTRSRSIRYSGLQPGRYALFIKAIDIKGKASSDSAPLVFTIHPPWWTSAAGIIGWVVLAGLVAAAFYRWRIMTIQKKAQKETEINKKFAELELQALLSQMNPHFIFNSLGAIQYFIQSNDKKQADLYLSKFAYLMRLFLESSKNKFLSMAEELNLIKIYVELEQLRFKGKFEFELATDDQINPHTTMLPAMLLQPFVENSINHGLFHKEGKGHLKLSAVPTINGGLKFVVEDDGIGRQRAKELRKQSDKNYKSRALQIIGERLEALQEVEGYNIDIKVEDLYDATGQPRGTRVSIEIPEIE, encoded by the coding sequence GTGACAAACCGCTATGGCATATCGTTTCCTGCTCTTCTATTCCTGGCCAGAGCTCTTGTCCTGCTTTATCATCCGGGGCTGGCAACGGCCCAGCAATACAGTTACAAGCTGTACACCGTCGATGACGGGCTGCCCACCAATGCCATCTACGGGGGGATGCAGGACAGCCAGGGGTACATCTGGTTTTACACCGAGAAGGGGGTTTCCCGGTTCGATGGATACACCTTCAAGAACTTTACGGTAAAGGATGGGCTGCCCACCAACGACATTTTCATGCTTAGTGAGGACGCCCAGGGGCGCTTATGGCCTTACAGCTATGGGCGGCAACTGGCGCTGATCGAGGGAGATTCTACGCTGGTGATAGCGGAAGATACCAGCAACAACTTCATCCGCTTCGCCATACGCGATGATGGGCGGCGCATCTGGTTTGTCGACAACAACCGCAAACGGATCATTGTAGAAAATGGAGCTGGTTTTGACACCATTGATATTAACGTTCAAAGCCGGGAAATTAATGAGCGCCTCGGCGCTGTTGGTATTGGCTATCCTTACCGATGGGATACGCTCGTGTGTTTTGACCCTATTCAGGAGCATGGACTGATGGCTTCTTCAACCGGCGAAATCCTTCGCGAATTCCGAATGGACGGGTTGGAAAAGCAGCTTGCCCGTTCACTTTCGAGGAATAAGCATCACTCTTTTGACACCTTCGGCAATGGCCTTTTTATCCGGCCTTTTACCGATAGCACGCTTTACTACCTGGACTTCTCTCAAAAGTGCGTGACGCCATTCAACCTGGTGGAAATCTTCGGACGCGCTCCTGAATTTGTCCGCTATTACAGGAAGGATAAGCAGATACAAGTACAAACCGACCTGGGTGTTTTTATTTTGGATGAAAACCTGAATACGATAGATACCTTCAAGGTAGCCTTTCCTCCAACTGTCCGGATAGACCGTATATTTAAAGACCGGGAAGGCAATCACTGGATAACCAGCAGGCAGAAAGGCGTATTCTTTCTGACAGCAGAGGAACGCAACGCAAAGATCATAAAAACTTCAGTAGAGGAAGACAATGCCATCCTGTGCCTGGAAGGAGACGGGCAAGGCAACCTGTATATCGGCACAAAAAAGGGCTCCATTTACCAGCTCCGCAAAGGCAGCCGCATGCAGCCCTTGCTCTCCGCTGAACCCTCCCGGTACAATGATATTGTAGAAACCAAAGCGATTGCAACAACTCCCGGGGGCGGGCTTTGGATAAGCCGGCAGAGCATTGGCCTGGAGTATTTCCACCCGGCGTCGGGCAGGCTCGAACCCTTCACCCGGCACATCGCGCAGGCAACAGTTTTCAATGACTATGCCAAGGATGAGGATTATCAGGTTTTTGGACAGGACTTCCTGCACCTGTTTGCAAAAGGGCTGGCGTGGGACGAACAGTCCCAACAGCTGGCAGTAGCTAAAGGACAATACCCATTCCTATACAACAGGAAAGGGCCAGGCAAGCCTACCATTCAGATACTCTCTTCGAGGAGAACCCACAGTGTAGCCTTCGGCAAGGATGGAGCCATTTGGCTGGGGCATGCCGACGGGCTGGCAGTTCACGATAAAAACGGCTACCATTATTTGGGGGATGACCCCAAACTTGGAAAATACAATATTTGGGACCTGGCGGCCAGCCCCAATGGCAACCTCTGGATCGGAACCGATGGTTACGGTTTGTTTGTGTTCAGTGAAGGGAAGGCCATCCCGGTCAGAGGGACGGACAACGATATCATACAGGATGTGTTTGTCGGGCCAAAAGGAAAGATATGGATAGCCACCAACCAGGGGGTCAAGTGTATTATGCCTGGAACCCCGTTAGACAGCAGTTATGTGGAAAGGATACTGACGACTAATAACGGGCTGCCAACGAATGAGGCCAACGCAATATTTACCGATAAGGATTTTATCTATGTCGGTACAGACGCAGGGCTCACTATGATCAACCGGGATCTTCGTTTTGGTGACACCATGTCTCCTTTGCTGATCATCGGCCAGGTTCGGATCAACGGGAAACCGGTTCCCCTGCAAAAAAATTATGCCCTGGCCCATGTTCAAAACGAGCTGGAGATCGACTTCACGGGCCTCTCCTTTAAAAGCTTTGGCCGCATCACCTATGAATACCAGTTGGAAGGGGCTGACCGAAGCCCCCAGCGCACCCGCAGCCGCAGCATTCGTTATAGCGGCCTTCAGCCCGGCCGCTATGCCCTATTCATAAAGGCCATTGATATCAAAGGAAAAGCCAGCTCTGATTCCGCTCCTCTTGTCTTTACCATCCATCCTCCGTGGTGGACGTCCGCTGCCGGAATTATTGGCTGGGTTGTACTGGCAGGTCTTGTGGCTGCGGCATTTTACCGCTGGCGCATCATGACCATTCAGAAAAAAGCACAAAAAGAAACGGAAATCAATAAAAAGTTTGCCGAGCTGGAGCTCCAGGCTCTTCTGTCCCAAATGAACCCTCATTTCATTTTTAATTCTTTGGGGGCGATTCAGTATTTTATCCAGAGCAATGATAAAAAACAGGCCGACCTGTACCTCTCCAAGTTTGCTTATCTGATGCGGCTATTCCTGGAATCGTCGAAGAACAAGTTCCTCAGCATGGCTGAGGAATTGAACCTGATCAAAATTTATGTAGAGCTGGAACAGCTTCGTTTCAAAGGGAAGTTTGAGTTTGAGCTGGCCACGGATGATCAGATCAACCCACACACTACTATGCTTCCCGCCATGTTGTTGCAGCCTTTTGTTGAAAATTCCATCAACCACGGCCTGTTCCACAAGGAAGGCAAAGGGCATTTGAAATTGTCGGCTGTTCCTACGATCAATGGAGGGCTGAAATTTGTTGTAGAAGATGACGGAATCGGCAGGCAGCGGGCTAAGGAACTCCGAAAGCAATCGGATAAGAACTACAAATCCAGGGCGTTGCAGATCATCGGCGAACGCCTGGAGGCCCTGCAAGAAGTGGAAGGTTACAACATAGACATCAAAGTGGAGGATCTCTACGATGCAACGGGGCAGCCCAGAGGGACGAGGGTAAGTATTGAGATACCGGAAATAGAATGA
- a CDS encoding response regulator, translated as MIKTIIVDDEEHARLTLAGKLGEYFPRIKVIGKATNAEEAFQMILSSQPDLVFLDVAMPKESGFDLLKRLPNLDFEIIFVTGFDNYAIDAISFCAIGYILKPIQDELLIKAVHQAEQRIFTKRENTRNRQLLQNLSQPGHGSNKIGIPTVDGLEFVATGKIIRCEGTQKCTRISIQGRPPLTSSYNIGEFVRLLQPYGFFQVHKSHLINLAFISKYHKEGAVILEDGARVPVSKRRRSDFLDHISRL; from the coding sequence ATGATAAAAACCATTATTGTAGATGATGAAGAACATGCCCGTTTGACACTGGCAGGAAAGCTCGGTGAATACTTTCCCCGTATTAAGGTCATCGGCAAGGCCACGAATGCCGAAGAAGCCTTCCAGATGATCCTCTCTTCCCAGCCCGACCTGGTTTTCCTGGATGTGGCTATGCCTAAAGAAAGCGGTTTCGACCTCCTCAAACGGCTTCCCAACCTGGATTTTGAGATCATCTTTGTTACGGGATTCGACAACTACGCCATCGATGCCATTTCCTTCTGCGCTATCGGTTATATTTTGAAACCCATCCAGGACGAGTTGTTGATCAAGGCCGTTCACCAGGCCGAGCAACGTATTTTCACAAAACGGGAAAATACCCGCAACCGGCAATTGCTGCAAAACCTTTCTCAACCCGGGCACGGCAGCAACAAGATTGGCATTCCCACGGTCGACGGGCTGGAGTTCGTGGCCACCGGTAAGATCATACGCTGTGAGGGTACCCAGAAATGCACGCGGATCAGTATTCAGGGCCGCCCGCCGCTTACCAGCTCCTACAATATTGGCGAATTCGTCCGCTTGTTGCAGCCCTATGGTTTTTTCCAGGTGCACAAATCGCACCTCATCAATCTGGCTTTCATCAGCAAATACCATAAAGAGGGCGCTGTCATCCTCGAAGATGGCGCCAGGGTGCCCGTTTCCAAGCGCCGGCGCAGCGACTTTCTCGACCACATCAGCCGCCTTTGA
- a CDS encoding PQQ-dependent sugar dehydrogenase — MKSRYLLFVLLFSHSLFAAQLPPGFAEAKVAEGLDPTAMAATPDGRILIAEKNGRVRVVENGTLLPDPFLQIEVDNYNERGLGGIAIGPDFEQNNYLYLFYTVAGGNHNRISRFTANGNYALPDSEVILFELEPLSGTIHNGGAMHFGPDGKLYIAVGDGANADNGQNLNTTLGKILRINPDGSIPADNPFYDQLTGNNRAIWAYGFRNPFTTAMQPGTGRLFANDVGSGNFEEVNEILPGRNYGWGDVEGFLSGAPAPPNYKEPLFAYSHATGCAVIGAAFYNPPVQQFPPRYLGKYFFGDYCAGYLKVMDPDSGEITEDFASGIQRPISLLTAPDGSIYYLERRGLGGGSQIDNTSTSNGVLWRIFFTGSGAPFISSNPSSVLVPTGEAITFEISASGAPPLAYQWQRDGVDVPGATSPSFTLTATLPDDGSLFRCRVSNEEGEAISEPALLRVTSNTRPNPMISTPAEGLTYRAGDTLFFSGLATDAEDGSLGVEKLAWRIDFHHDDHAHPGMAPVAGIDNGYYLIPIVGETSDNVWYRVYLTAEDEEGLSRTIYRDVLPEKTSITVYTEPPGLNLRVDGQTVSTPYTFSSVVGILRSVKAPVTQLQGESYFTFDQWEGSSGQSTATFQAPEGGFSLTAYYNEAQIGSGTGLTGAYYDEEEHIFSGPPAFWRIDTTVNFDWGGSSAAPNLIGEDNFSIRWTGGIEPLFSEEHTFYIISDDGVRLWVDEELVIDQWVPQPPTETQGNIFLEKGRQYPIKLEYFENGGGAVCQLFWRTSRLPREVVPKRQLYPDIPTIVSEAGETPQIRLFPQPAREEVSLLVDSETAATLHAELYTLEGQLVWKGLLSHTPPRSLHAADIRGLSPGLYVMNVFGREWRWAGKVAVWR, encoded by the coding sequence ATGAAAAGCAGGTATCTACTCTTCGTTTTATTGTTCTCTCATTCCCTCTTTGCCGCTCAACTGCCCCCGGGCTTTGCCGAAGCAAAAGTCGCCGAAGGCCTGGACCCCACCGCCATGGCTGCTACCCCGGACGGAAGAATCCTCATCGCCGAGAAAAACGGCCGGGTGCGGGTGGTGGAGAATGGAACGCTGCTTCCCGATCCTTTTCTTCAGATAGAAGTGGACAACTACAACGAGAGAGGCCTGGGCGGCATCGCCATCGGCCCTGATTTTGAGCAAAACAACTACCTCTACCTTTTTTATACGGTGGCCGGCGGCAACCACAACCGCATCAGCCGTTTCACGGCTAACGGCAACTACGCCCTGCCGGACAGCGAAGTGATCCTGTTCGAACTGGAACCCCTCTCCGGCACGATCCACAACGGCGGGGCCATGCACTTTGGCCCGGATGGAAAGCTCTACATCGCCGTCGGCGACGGCGCCAACGCCGACAATGGCCAGAACCTCAACACCACCCTGGGCAAAATCCTGCGCATCAACCCCGACGGCAGCATTCCTGCGGACAATCCTTTCTACGATCAACTTACAGGCAATAACCGGGCGATCTGGGCTTACGGCTTTCGCAACCCCTTCACTACCGCCATGCAGCCGGGCACAGGGCGCCTCTTCGCCAACGACGTAGGCAGCGGCAATTTTGAGGAAGTCAATGAGATCTTGCCCGGCCGCAACTACGGCTGGGGCGATGTGGAAGGCTTCCTGTCCGGCGCCCCGGCGCCGCCCAATTACAAGGAGCCGCTGTTTGCCTACAGCCACGCTACCGGTTGCGCGGTCATCGGCGCTGCCTTCTACAATCCGCCGGTACAACAGTTCCCGCCCCGGTACCTGGGCAAGTACTTCTTCGGCGACTATTGCGCGGGATACCTCAAGGTAATGGACCCCGACAGCGGCGAGATCACAGAGGACTTCGCCAGCGGCATCCAACGCCCGATCAGCCTGCTCACCGCGCCCGACGGTTCAATCTACTACCTGGAGCGGCGCGGATTGGGCGGTGGCTCTCAGATAGACAACACCAGCACCTCCAACGGCGTACTCTGGCGCATATTTTTCACCGGAAGCGGAGCGCCGTTCATTTCTTCCAACCCCAGCTCCGTGTTAGTGCCGACGGGCGAAGCAATCACTTTTGAAATTAGTGCGTCCGGCGCCCCTCCCCTTGCCTACCAATGGCAACGCGACGGCGTGGATGTCCCAGGCGCTACCAGCCCTTCGTTCACCCTCACTGCCACCCTTCCCGACGACGGCAGCCTTTTCCGCTGCCGCGTCAGCAATGAGGAAGGAGAAGCCATTAGCGAACCGGCACTGCTCCGCGTTACGTCCAACACCCGTCCCAACCCCATGATCTCTACCCCGGCCGAGGGGCTTACCTACCGGGCGGGAGACACCCTCTTTTTCAGCGGGCTGGCCACCGACGCCGAAGACGGCAGCCTGGGAGTAGAAAAACTGGCCTGGCGCATCGACTTTCACCACGACGACCATGCCCACCCCGGCATGGCGCCCGTTGCCGGAATTGACAACGGTTATTACCTCATCCCGATTGTCGGGGAGACGAGCGATAATGTCTGGTATCGCGTTTACCTCACCGCCGAAGACGAGGAGGGGTTGAGCCGCACGATATACCGGGATGTGCTGCCGGAAAAAACCAGCATCACGGTTTACACCGAACCGCCGGGGCTGAACCTGAGAGTGGACGGGCAAACGGTAAGCACGCCCTACACCTTCAGCAGCGTGGTGGGCATACTGCGCAGCGTAAAAGCGCCCGTCACCCAGTTGCAGGGCGAATCTTATTTCACCTTCGATCAGTGGGAGGGCAGCTCGGGCCAGTCTACGGCCACTTTCCAGGCCCCGGAGGGAGGCTTCAGCCTCACCGCTTACTACAATGAAGCACAAATAGGAAGCGGCACCGGCCTGACCGGCGCCTACTACGATGAAGAGGAACATATCTTCAGCGGCCCGCCGGCCTTCTGGCGCATCGACACCACCGTCAACTTCGACTGGGGCGGCAGCTCGGCTGCCCCCAACCTGATCGGCGAAGACAACTTTTCCATCCGCTGGACGGGCGGCATCGAGCCGCTCTTTTCGGAAGAGCATACGTTCTATATCATCTCCGACGACGGCGTCCGCTTATGGGTGGATGAAGAACTGGTGATCGACCAGTGGGTGCCGCAGCCGCCGACTGAAACGCAGGGCAACATCTTCCTCGAAAAGGGGCGGCAGTACCCGATCAAACTGGAGTACTTCGAGAATGGAGGCGGCGCCGTCTGCCAGCTCTTCTGGCGTACCTCGCGGCTTCCGAGGGAGGTGGTGCCCAAACGGCAGCTCTACCCCGATATTCCGACGATCGTGTCCGAAGCCGGAGAAACCCCACAAATCCGGCTGTTTCCTCAACCGGCCCGAGAAGAGGTAAGCCTGCTCGTGGATTCCGAAACGGCGGCAACGCTGCACGCTGAACTGTATACGCTGGAGGGGCAGTTGGTTTGGAAAGGATTGTTGTCTCATACGCCGCCGCGCAGCTTGCATGCGGCTGACATCCGGGGCCTTAGCCCGGGGCTTTATGTTATGAATGTTTTTGGGAGGGAGTGGAGGTGGGCTGGCAAGGTGGCGGTTTGGCGGTGA